accatcaggatagacaccactacgccctgagccactacattgtcagagtacctatgtacgcccctatggtctgggacttgtttgtatccagggccaatagagccccccccccccccccccctataaatagactccaacccctcaggctaaggggttggaaaactgaatgtatgaaaaagacttaagaaatatatgtttctggttttcatggttgcctgagttttcttctgttgattagagttctttctatctgattcaaagcttcctatagtattgcgattgaagttttctaactatcaatcgttgacgagttcttaccgtcaacaacaCATTTAACATTTTCACAATTATAAAATTTTCGCCAGTATTATATTAATAGAATTGTTGATCTTTAACTTTATTTCAAGTGACATCAAAATGGGAAGATGAAGGATATctatacataatatatatttgtttttttagaAATGCACCTACTCCACATGTTGAACATATACTCACATAACTTTACCTGTACAACCCATAATTTATGACAAAATATATATgctttagtttatatatatatacacagtaCTCCTggtatatgaaaaaaaataacaataataataacaaaacatattatatatactaTGCTTTATTCACTTTCAAACTAGAATACGGAACACATTGTTTGTAATACTTACTTCAAACCCGTACTATTGTGCCAATTgtatttttgcaaaaaaaatcttaaaggtatatatattaatgaaTGAATTCTTTAATTACCAAATTTTTGCATTAAATCTTTTGTATATATGATTTAATGAAAAAAAAGCCTATAATTGATATAAACCTACGTAGAATATGCCTTAAATTCCTTcgaaatatataaaaatattctatataatattttcatgaaaaaaaattcaataatagCTTTACTAAATAAGTAACAAATATTTATTGAAGAAGAGTATCTATGAAAGCAAAGCCAACTCATATCTAAAATCAGAAAAGTTATCATGAAGATTGTGAGAGATCTAAGCTAAATAATATACTTAGACACTTAAATATTATTCAACTATTCTAAACTAAAAAATCACATTTATATTAATAACAAACATTTTGAATATGTTAATTTGTTAAGtatatcttaaaaaaaattgaaagctCAATTAATAAGCGATCCGTTCTTGGCTGCGACGCTTTCGGTTTCTTTGGATCTTTCCTTCTTATTTCTCGCCACCACCGACAATTTCCAATAACTCCATCAAAGTCCACACAACCTCTCTAGCTATAGTACTAAATACTACGTACGTACAATCTCACTATATACGAAACTACATTAAACTACGTTAATTTGCATGCATTTATGAGAATATAACAATTATAATATGCGTGAAATTCAATTAGTATAGTCAAATGGGGCAACATGGGGGTGTTTTGATTTACGATAATACATGATATAAATTAAGTGAGTAAATTATTAGAAGAGGTCTCATCTCATTCATGAGTTTGTAAGGGAATTAAATGACTAGCATGTAATTTTAGCATGAAGTGCGCcgcaaatatttatatatatatatgaggggAGGGTTCTTCATCGGTTTTGAAAAATATGTCTGTCACATCCCATGTGTCACAGCCAAGGGACTAatctaattaatattattattattagtagctTTATTCTGTCATAGTACTAATACTATATGGATTGATCGTTTATATAAGTAGCATAGGCTTTGGTGTTCGTACTCACCACTCAACCATCGCCACTTTTCCTACTCTACTTCTTTACTACTCTATATTCTCCTTTTAAGGAATTTCTTGTTCCTTGGGGAGAATTCTAACTCaggtatcatatatatatatatttgtgtgtgcTTTCATTTAGGATTATTATGACTTTTGCATCCTAGAAAATcacaattgaattaattataaagtagaataatttttctttcttttgcaaACCGTGCATGCAACTAAAAAAAGTTGttctttaatttttatattatttttgccttgatatatataattaatactaATATATACTTATGTATAGTTTAGCATATATTATAACATTGAAGGGCTTAtgttacatatatacataaaccaATTTTTTGCTTTTATGATACAGATATAATTGGATTTTATTTCTttgaagaaatatatatatatatataagatcgaTATAAAATGAAAGAGACCACTTTGTTGCATATGCTCTTGGTTACATTGGCTTGTTTAAGTGCAATCTACACCAGCAATGCAGAAGATCCATACAGATTTTATACATGGGAAGTCACATACGGCAAAATTTCTCCTCTTGGAGTTTCCCAGCAGGTAATTTTGTTCAACATATTTTCTCTTAATAAATATAccaataattaactaattaaatactGTTTCTAACTTTCTATGACACTTTACAGGGTATCCTTATTAATGGAAAATTTCCAGGTCCAACAATTGATTGTGTGACCAATGACAACATCATTGTAAATGTCATTAACAAGCTAGATGAGCCTTTCCTCATCACATGGTACTAaattttactatatatatatatatactaattatTGATTAACTTCTATTTTTCTATGATTAATTCACTTATTAAtgtattgaaatatatatatatatatatatatataggaatgGAATTAAACAAAGAAAGACTTCATGGCAAGATGGGGTGCTTGGAACAAACTgtccaatcccaccaaacacaAACTGGACATACAAATTTCAAACAAAAGATCAGATTGGATCATACTTTTACTTTCCATCTACTAAAATGCACAGAGCTTCTGGGGGTTTTGGTGGTTTCAACGTTGCACACAGGTCTGTCATAGCAGTCCCATATCCAATCCCGGCTGAAGAATACACTGTACTCGTTGGTGATTGGTTCAACGCTGGACACAAggtaacatatatatattattattttgttcaTATTGGGATTTACATGAACAAATCCCTTTTATATGAAAGTTAACACatgttatatttatatacattgaattgttgtatatatgtatgtacagGCATTAGCAAAGACATTGGACTATGGCAAATCTCTTCCTCTTCCTGATGGTCTTCTCATAAATGGGCTTTCTCGCAATAAGGCTGTCTTCTCAGGACAAAAAGGTATGCTCACAtctataaaattttaaaaaattcataaagAAACTCACAGCTATATGATACCATGCCATATATGAAAAATGGAAGGAAGAAAATAGGTGTAgaattatattatgtatatattcTTGTGTTGACCAAGAACCAAAAGTTTAGTTTTATATACCTAATAATTCTCCGCACGCTAATAAAGAGGAAAACACTAAAGAAATAGTGATATAGTCAAAACACACAAATAAGTAATATAAACCTAGTGGAATGGAAATTTACATCTAGtgctatattttataaaaataaataaacaaataatattttctACTTTTTTGTAACCCAATTTCTCAACCCCCTTGTCTCCAACGGAGGCCAACTACAAGGCCCGGTATGAGATGGTGGTTATACATGTTCATGAACTCACAAACTTTAATTATAATGTTAATATTTCAAAGCatgcatatgattaaattaatataaGTTTGGTTGTGTTTTGGTAATTTATTTGTTTAGGTAAAACCTACAAATTGAGGGTTTCAAATGTCGGGATAGCGACTTCGATAAACTTCAGAATTCAAGGGCACAAAATGGTGCTTGTGGAGGTTGAAGGAGCACATACACTGCAAGAGGTGTACGAGTCCATAGACATCCATCCAGGCCAATCACTGGCTCTTTTGGTGACCTTGCGTAACGCGGTTAGGGACTATTACATTGTGGCCTCTACTCGTTTCACAAAGCCCTTTCTCACTACCACCGCAATTCTTCGCTATGCTGGCTCTAGTACCCCACCCCAAGGCGCATTGCCCATTGGCCCAACTTATCATATTCACTGGTCCATGAAGCAAGCCCGGACCATCAGGTACCTATAAATTTACAATCACTTTCTCAAATGTTAAGGCATATATATGTGTATAGTGTTTATGTTAATTGGTACGTATAACATAaatagtatttatatatatatatatatacacttagCTTATAGTTTTGTATGAATGTGGTTGATAGGTTAAACTTGACGGCCAATGCTGCAAGGCCAAATCCACAAGGGTCATTCCATTACGGAACAATTAAGGTAGCAAGAACAATAGTTTTGGGTAATTCAGAAGCTAAAATTGGTGGTAAACTTCGATACGCAGTGAATAGGGTGTCGTACGTTGATCCAGGCACTCCATTGAAACTGGCTGATTGGTACAATATTCCTGGGGTGTTTAGCTTAAACTCGATTAAGGATAAACCTACTCCAGGCCCTGCTAGCCTCGGCACCTCTGTTATTGGAACCACTCTTCATGACTTTGTCGAAATCGTCTTCCAAAACAACGAGTCCAAGGTTCAAACTTGGCATTTGGATGGAACTAGTTTCTATGTTGTTGCGTAAGTAACTAAGCCTCATCATTAATCATCAtctcatctatatatatatatatatatgtatatatataatcatcATGATTAATATCTTATGTtctgttatgttatgatgatatgATCAGATATGGGCCTCGCCAGTGGGAACCAAAGATGAGGAGACGCTACAATTTGGTTGATGGAATTTCAAGACACACCGTTTCGGTAATATTAATACTATATACTAAACAAAATCTAATTAATTAAGGTGAATAATTCGTTTTTTAATCATGATTAAcattaatcatatatatatatatgtgaacaGGTGTATCCAAATTGTTGGACTGTTATATATGTGTCTTTGGACAACAAAGGAATGTGGAACTTAAGGTCAGCATTATGGGAAAGAAGATATTTAGGGCAACAATTGTATGTGAGAGTGTGGAACGACGAACGCAGCCTATTCACCGAGAACGACGTCCCTGCTAATGCTATCAAATGTGGCAAAGCTAAAAATCATCACTAATAATACCATCCATTtgatcatatttttatttttttcaatttacaATCTAAGTGTACGTTTTGATCAGTTACGAGGGTGTGACTgtcaaaaaagaaaaattaaaagaatatttatattattattggtGTAATGGGTACTTTGGGGGAAGAAAGGGAGaccaaaatatattatttattaggTGTATGCAACAAGCATTAATGATCAGTTAGATTTTCTCCTATAATCACAATCATTTATAATAAACTTTCTCTTCTACATATTTTATGATGATTTATATTTATCCATATTTTATGATATGTCGATCTCTTATGTGCTTGCTTCATATCCAATGTTCTTAAATAAATTTGgtgtagtatatatatataaatatatatatatatatataaataagaaaattctctattactttcttcatttaagtGTTACCGGTGGGGTTTTTAGTATTTTCGACTCGTGAATAATTTTTTGCGCGATttttttataatcatatatattgtagctatttaaagcatctgcaaattttcaaaaaattctcaaTAATTTACGAAactaaaaactagactcaaacaTATTATTTTCCACTAGCATAACAAAAAATTAGTTGCACGAGCaccaatatatattttatttatatttatatttatatatatgatatgtcGATCTCTTGTGTGCTTGCTTGATATACAACTATctctctatatataaatatatttatttatatctaCATATATATTTGGGTCCCAATATAGTTATTTAGAATTAGACAGCGTCTGGCCATCTAGGGTCAAAGACTTTGTTTGCACGTGCttcatgtgaattaattaattaatgcaccatttgtttaattaattaactacTGATGAACGGtgaatgtatttttatatatatatatatatatatatatgaaaatttgagagaaaaataaataatttaaaaagttACACATAAATTATTAAATAGTTTTTATGGCGAGAAAATCagtaaataatctaaaaaattgCACTTAAgtcataaataattttttttttgtggagAAAGTTAGTAAGTAGCAATTAAGTCACTAAGAGCACTATCAATAGGTACTCTACTCTATCTCTCAAAATAACTCATGAAAACACCACTTTATCTATTTTATCTCTaacttttacattatattttccatcaacttctctattttttttatctatatcaattaaatattatattcttACATACTATACTatgtttatatatacatattattctaaagacatatatatatatatatatatataagagtttatacatttttagaccatgtgttttgcctcattacttgtttggaccctgtgttttgacaaattattttttggagcctgtgttttgtaaaatggttcaaataggcccctaaacatgattttgatgaacaaaaaattgagtataacaatacagttcttaggcagaatgactgtatttttgttctgagttgttattttgatgaattatttgtgattgtaattcaaaaaactttgatcaaaatcagatttaggggtctattgaactattttagaaaacacagggtccaaaaataatttgtcaaaacataggatccaaataggtgttatacccaaaaattggagaatgcatcctaggaggctaaggagaatgcatgctaggagagctaaggggagtggtcctaggagaccccaagaaggatgtggtcctaggagaccccaagggtgtgtaggaggcaagcctccaaggtttcctaagtgttggctcgaacgtgtccaaggtaagtagctaaggaggagagTCTCATGCAAGatgatggagacttagattttgataaggagagcctatacaatgttcgatcaggcatgtttgggagatgctaaaggagaatgccttgaaccTGTCCAAGGTGAGaagtcatggaggaggttgcctcaatgttgtccaaggtgaggtgccaaaggaggttgcctcaatgatTGTCCGAGGTAAAAAGCTAGGAAGGATGCTTCGGACCACCTTTGTCCGAGGTGAAAGGCATGTGAAGGGTGCTTCGGACCACCTTTGTCCGAGGTGAAAGGCATGTGAAGGGTGCTTCGGACCACCTTCGTCCAAGGAGAAGGTCATCATTtccgatcggacatgtcatggaggaggttgcctcaaagttgcccaaggtgaggtgccaagggagttggctcgaaccaccttggtctgaggagggccaagcttgtatcaccttgatacaaggaaagcttgaaggagtaatcaacatgcatagactaagtcaagattcccagagacagcttcaacaacatacactacaaaaaaggagacttttgccggcgcaaatttgcgccggcaaaagtatggttttgcgccggcaaagaattgcgtcgtatctccgtcgctaatgtcacttttgccgacgcaaatataatgcgccggcaatggaCTTTTTTTGCGACGAAAAAATACGCCGGTGAAAATATAAATGCACCGGTAAAAAAATCTGTCACgatattgtggaaaacacttttagcggcgcaataatgcgccggcaatagtttaattttttagtggcgcatttttgcgccggtaaaagtgtaTATGTGAAGGTAAGATTGAAACtctttgccgacgtaattttgcgccggtaaaagtatttttaaaataataatttttattaaattattaatattattttcaatatattaatattaattaataattttcaattttaatatattaataattatttaattttttagtaatgttatttaattagaaataaaaataaaattaaaattttataaataaataaacaaaaaattacaactattaatatttattgtctccaccaaacatgaaaatataaaagtaatttagtaaaataaatgtctcataaattaaattttaaataaatagaaaaaaagttctacaaatgagtactggccgcctcatcattcccgcccccatcagcatcatcgtcctcgtccgaatcctggtctggtaagtcaacagtaaaaccaggagccaattgaccaacctgcttcaacaaagcactgagcaggagatcttgacgccgttgacgactctcaagtttagtcgtatgcttctttaggttctgattttctagcataatgtcctgattttgctgcaaaatggtgtccacttcaggtggcaattgcccggacatttgagaagttgacgaagatgctgccctctttgcgccaattgccttcaacctaggcaaccccccaaaccctttcttataacgcgagcggggtccaaggacatccgtgacaatatccatatcaggcgggaaatgaccgtcgacattatcgccgacacaagaagcagcagatgatgcaggggccgtactctgcgatgctcgacgttcggtcatctcattctgcacaataaaaagcacgtatttcgaattccaatataacattatttgaaaacctaacttataaatttttaatataacaacatataaaatataactttattatctatctgccaacatcctatcattaatgactgcagaccagtgattgaaaaagaatgtaattaattttgttcccgtatcagggagcaagtgggctaaagtaaatttggtcatgaaaatccatttctgattgaaaatcatgaaaatgttgttgatatatacggtaggtacagttaattccattaatggggaatttacgtctccaaacatatacatcaactacatttgcatgtttttcagtcagaaatggattttcatgaccaaatttactttagcccgcaagctccctgatacggggacaacattagttacattctttttttttatcttagtccacaatcattaatcataaaaatattggcacatagattataaagatttcattgttaaaaatttaattaataattaataaataattactaattgacaacaacaattaataattaatatttattaattatttactaaacttttttaaagttaaatgatcataaattagttaaggttatgcaacttacatgttttgtcgccgctgcatcactaatccacttatccttcttcttgtgcaggtgctcgaatgtgtcgatcatgctcgggagctggccagtagatgggtccatctaaaaaagaaaattatttaaacattgtgacatttataatattttcgtaaatgtaaggatataagttattataatttacgtgatcataaacatgggcaacgatggatttggaaccgtgtcctcttggtatggtcattttagctcgagcttctttatttttcttcgatatacgcttcaaaaagaaaacagtactcattaatctaaattgtaattttataattaaaaattaatgtaaaatgtacggcatacctggtgagaatcagaaacccaaaaatcacacagaactgcccaatcagaagaagtgatcgacacaaaaggttttgacttcgctctctcattgtccacctctcctccaacatctacccagtgtttcttcatcgtgtggcgccaatcagtcagatgtttttgcatttgtcttaccatggcatcgttgattactggattgtcttctggataaatgaatttttcctaaaatcacaattaaaattggaatttgtaaaaatattttgaagatagacaaaatatttaataatgagttattaaaggtttaaagaatgcttacagatagtctctttcgaataacttcgatatcagctggttttacttgttcccaagctagtgtagttgggggtacggtgctacgcaaataacgagccatagaattgttgaaccacttgccgtacttttgaatagcttttccagtttctttatcaaactctactttcaaatgagtaacttttttgatggccagctccttctcgatattggcaccgtaataagctcccctgcctctcttggagccaccacctgtgtcattacttgtttcggccattctacattaaaatattcattaattaactaattcaaattatgtatgtctattgttttttgttataaaattaacatttattcattatggtatttccaaacctaccctattccgacctagtggatcccttggagatagtaagaagtcatgtacttctcctcagttttttaaaatgtttatcaaacattttaaaaaaatgaggagcagtacatgaatatattgtctatccccaagacatccactaggtgcatcactattattttttgttattgaattaacattttattacttattgtctttcctaacctaccctattctgacctagtagatcccttggagatagtaagcagacatgtgcgactacacactttttcaaaatatttcatcaaacattttgaaaaaatgagtagcagtacatgaatacattgtctatccccaaggcatccactaggtgcatcactattattttttgttattgaattaacattttattacttattgtctttcccaacctaccctattccgacctaatagatcccttggagatagtaagcagacatgtgcgactacccattttttcaacatatttcatcaaatatattgaaaaaatgagtaccagtacatgaatacattgactatccccaaggcatccactaggtgcatcgctattattttttgttattgaattaacattttattacttattgtctttcccaacctaccatattccgacctagtagatcccttggagatagtaagcagacatgtgcgactacccattttttcaacatatttcatcaaatatattgaaaaaatgagtaccagtacatgaatacattgtctatccccaaggcatccactaggtgcatcactattattttttgttattgaattaacattttattacttattgtctttcccaacctaccctattccgacctaatagatcccttggagatagtaagcagacatgtgcgactacccattttttcaacatatttcatcaaatatattgaaaaaatgagtaccagtacatgaatacattgactatccccaaagtatccaataggtgcatgtgtacctatatctgatactatcattaattaatgataataaataaacttttcattgaattaaataaaaagttacatacacttgtttaaattacatatcactgtcctcatcatcactaactacaacatcattacgaacatcactatcactatcactatcgactagaacattatcgtcatcctcatcgtcttcatactcgaccaacgtgtcgtcttcaaattcaacttcatcatcgacaacaaattcatctgaaccttcgccaaccaaatcatcaacgttgtgcacttcagtggcattgacatcaacccgatcatactgaagattatcaaaaattggaagttctacccacaactgaaatgaagaagaattaacttcttgcaatattggtatatcatttgtggtctcagtatcatcaacatcggaatttgtgaaatcccatacattccttggaatgtattcattaacgagcctccaatcatccccatttttcacatctcgaagataatacaccaacttcgcttgagatgcgagaacgaaaggatcatctttataacattcttctttcacatatacgctcgtaaaattggattccactttaattctacttgtattgaaccatctacacttgaataggacaacactgtaacccatcaagtaggacaattcaattacttcttccaaaactccatagtagttcactccttcctcacttggcaccattacaccgcaattttgtgtt
The genomic region above belongs to Humulus lupulus chromosome 1, drHumLupu1.1, whole genome shotgun sequence and contains:
- the LOC133779697 gene encoding L-ascorbate oxidase homolog is translated as MKETTLLHMLLVTLACLSAIYTSNAEDPYRFYTWEVTYGKISPLGVSQQGILINGKFPGPTIDCVTNDNIIVNVINKLDEPFLITWNGIKQRKTSWQDGVLGTNCPIPPNTNWTYKFQTKDQIGSYFYFPSTKMHRASGGFGGFNVAHRSVIAVPYPIPAEEYTVLVGDWFNAGHKALAKTLDYGKSLPLPDGLLINGLSRNKAVFSGQKGKTYKLRVSNVGIATSINFRIQGHKMVLVEVEGAHTLQEVYESIDIHPGQSLALLVTLRNAVRDYYIVASTRFTKPFLTTTAILRYAGSSTPPQGALPIGPTYHIHWSMKQARTIRLNLTANAARPNPQGSFHYGTIKVARTIVLGNSEAKIGGKLRYAVNRVSYVDPGTPLKLADWYNIPGVFSLNSIKDKPTPGPASLGTSVIGTTLHDFVEIVFQNNESKVQTWHLDGTSFYVVAYGPRQWEPKMRRRYNLVDGISRHTVSVYPNCWTVIYVSLDNKGMWNLRSALWERRYLGQQLYVRVWNDERSLFTENDVPANAIKCGKAKNHH